The following proteins come from a genomic window of Larimichthys crocea isolate SSNF chromosome III, L_crocea_2.0, whole genome shotgun sequence:
- the LOC104925572 gene encoding monocarboxylate transporter 12-B, whose amino-acid sequence MTGAMAVTKEEKLEGGRRESEVTTAPEGGWGWMVVAGCFLATICIRAVTRCVSMFFVEFQLHFEKDYSTTAWIHSLIDSTTMLCAPLGGFLGNYLSCRATVMLGGLLSSAGLVLSSFASSLEHLYISLGILTGLGFALSYTPAIAMVGKYFIERKALAYGIALSGSGIGTFILAPAVQMLIEHYSWRGALLVLGGFVSNLCVCGALMRPLKPRRSERIWENNMATLEKDCMTTTLDCKDTDQVSADCTQVEPKQLEISHLKETQGLLIANGALKNFGLENDKLSQGNIALLSSPSLPHSDGKIAKCILFSNKLTMLGEIKLSDAKQENCSTIDDMKLVKSMNVNNKAADMEAKVKDSGIPEAKITDPYHLDKTASTPPEPLVSTETETLSRGQCSCLKSKKEFGFLMLPEFLTLSVSLLFMAYGCSAPVVYLVPYALSVGVGYKEAAFLMSIFGISGIVGNITFGWITDRKCLKRYRMLCYLAAIAMEGLCCMFIPVLHSFSLLLSFSILYGYFDGAYVALIPVVTSDVVGPTHLTSALGVVYFLHAIPYLISPPIGGWLVDMTGNYEATFFLSGASFMFSSVVLAASMLVRCCRRSKSNSAAHLSSSHITDAAAQQGII is encoded by the exons ATGTGTTTCCATGTTCTTTGTGGAGTTCCAGCTGCACTTTGAGAAAGATTACTCCACCACCGCCTGGATCCACAGTTTGATCGACTCCACCACCATGCTCTGTG CTCCTCTGGGTGGTTTCCTTGGGAACTACCTCTCCTGCAGAGCTACAGTGATGCTGGGAGGTCTGCTGTCTTCTGCTGGTCTGGTCCTCAGTTCCTTCGCTTCCAGCCTGGAACATCTTTACATCAGCCTGGGCATCCTGACAG GTCTTGGCTTTGCTCTCAGCTACACACCAGCCATAGCGATGGTTGGGAAGTACTTCATTGAGAGGAAAGCTCTGGCCTATGGGATCGCCCTGTCTG GTAGTGGCATCGGGACCTTCATCCTGGCTCCTGCTGTCCAAATGCTTATTGAGCATTACTCCTGGAGAGGAGCTCTGCTCGTCCTGGGAGGATTTGTTTCCAACCTGTGTGTCTGCGGTGCTCTGATGAGACCGTTGAAACCAAGAAGAAGTGAAAG GATATGGGAGAACAATATGGCAACCCTGGAGAAAGACTGCATGACAACAACACTGGATTGCAAAGACACTGACCAAGTATCTGCCGACTGCACACAGGTGGAGCCGAAGCAGCTGGAAATAAGCCACCTCAAGGAAACTCAAGGGCTACTCATCGCCAATGGAGCGCTCAAAAACTTTGGACTTGAGAATGACAAACTAAGTCAGGGGAACATAGCGCTGCTATCAAGCCCAAGCCTGCCTCATTCAGATGGGAAAATAGCTAAATGCATTTTATTCAGTAACAAGCTCACGATGCTAGGGGAGATCAAACTATCAGATGCTAAACAAGAAAACTGTAGCACAATCGACGACATGAAATTAGTAAAAAGCATGAACGTGAACAACAAGGCAGCTGATATGGAAGCTAAAGTAAAAGATTCAGGAATCCCCGAAGCCAAAATAACAGATCCGTATCACTTAGATAAAACCGCGAGCACTCCTCCAGAGCCTTTAGtgagcacagaaacagaaactttgtCCAGAGGTCAGTGTTCTTGTCTCAAGTCCAAGAAGGAGTTTGGATTTCTCATGTTACCTGAATTCCTGACTCTGTCCGTGTCCCTCCTGTTTATGGCATATGGCTGCAGCGCTCCAGTAGTTTACCTGGTTCCTTACGCCCTAAGTGTAGGTGTAGGGTACAAGGAGGCTGCCTTCCTCATGTCCATATTTGGAATTAGTGGCATTGTCGGTAACATCACCTTTGGATGGATCACGGACAGGAA GTGTCTGAAGAGGTATCGCATGCTGTGCTACCTGGCGGCCATAGCAATGGAGGGTCTCTGCTGTATGTTCATCCCCGTTCTTCACTCcttctccctcctgctctcGTTTTCCATACTCTACGGATACTTTGACGGTGCATACGTGGCACTCATTCCAGTGGTGACCTCTGATGTCGTGGGTCCAACCCACCTGACCTCCGCTCTGGGTGTGGTCTACTTCCTACATGCCATCCCTTACCTGATCAGCCCACCGATAGGAG GTTGGTTAGTCGACATGACCGGAAACTACGAAGCAACATTCTTCCTCAGCGGGGCGTCCTTCATGTTCAGCTCTGTGGTGCTAGCAGCTTCCATGTTAGTCAGATGCTGTCGGAGATCCAAGTCTAACTCGGCTGCACATTTAAGTTCCAGTCACATCACTGatgctgcagctcagcaggGCATCATATGA